ATTCAGCAGATATTTATCTATCCGTAATAACTTTTaagttaatttttagtattttgatatagctcttttatttatattatttagtagTATAGTAATTATATTAGCGTTTTGAGATTGAGGGAGTGATTCATTAAAAAGTTACTTCTCCTAATTTACTTTTAGGAGTTAAGGGAACATTTTGATTAAGGTCAATAAagtgaaattattatttttacatttaacagcTAATCCAACTGGTATTTTTACTGAACACTTCTGCTTTAAATTACTATATAAACAGTTATTCACTAGCAGCTAATATCTAATAACTGATAAAAtattcaataattattaaaataattaatagatactaaaataattaatattgtcTAACAGGCCGTAGGCCATTGTCTAGTGTATTATCTATTTTTTGTATGTTCTATTTTGACCATTGCATCAACAAGACAACATCAACTCAGCACTACTTTcgaacttttttttttccttaaggtTGAGAATGTATTCATTAAGATTAAAGCCTGTAAGCCCAGAATAGATAGGAGCCCATGGCCTCAAACAGAATCTAGCTAATACAAATAGGGGAaagtatttagtttgaattgaatcgaattgaattaaattataaaaattaaattatatattttagaaatcaaattaaatcgaaatggatgaaaaattgaatcgaactgaatcgttctatttcggttcagttctgttcaaaccgatcggttttatttttggttattgtttaatttagacttaatttttaagttatttgatctaattttaactttggtttgaacctaataaacattaatcaatgaaattaaacaatttatatatataattaaatataattcataaattctccataaaaataaatcaattcaaaaatcgattctgttcgatttggtttgatttgaatatataaaattaatattcaattcgattcggtttaattgattttttcttttcaaaatcgaatcgaactgaaataattaaaatttttataatataaaatcgaaccgaatcgattaaattttaaaaccgaactgatTAAACCAAATTGACtctattcgattcgatttttcagtttaaattgaaatctgctcacccctaaATACAACGATCTAGTGCTTCCAGGCATTTTGTCTCCTACACTTTTCAATATTAAACTACACCACAAATTTATAGATTTTTTAAGTATCTATTTGGTATCGAGGTTAAGGAGGTAGAATTAccttttttcaaaaaaataatattaaagtaattttaaaaattattttaatattattacaattaatattaatttaatttaattttaattattttctaatattttttaattaatatatttaaaaggtATTTTTTCTATAAcaacaattagataagatatttaAGCTAGGATTATATTTTTGTATAAAaatatgatcaaaataacaaTAAATTAACAGTAAAAGTGTCACAGCAAAAATGTAACTCTATCTTGGTTAGGATCCGAGGAATTCTGTTAAAGCATTCATAGAAATAAAAAGAGTAAAATTTTCAAgcaatcaaattaatatttggcatagaaaaaaataagaaaggtttatttgtgaatttttttttatttttttataattttcatttttcatgaaaaatataaaaaaaaattctttgtcAATTAAaaacaattctttaatttaaaaattatacaaaaattattcatatcttttataattaaaatataaattattataaaatatatttaaaaacttatttcatttttttaatatatgttatttatttattttaatactatgattaattttatatatatatatatatatataattttagttataaaaaaataaaatataattttttagtaGAAAAATTATTGTTTTTCAATAAGAAAAATGATCTTTTTAATAAagaaaaatgatgaaaaataacttaaattttaaaaaattaaaaaatttattgttCAATTCTGTATTTGAAAAATTAATACACCAAACACTaaccttattttttatttttaaaaaattttctaccAGAGTTCACAAAAGAGGTGTTCATATTGCTTGGAGCAAAGGAAGAGAAATAAGCGATGCCATAATGAAGTTAGGATCATCTGTTTTTTGCTTGTGATAGAAAATTAGACTCCAATATGAACAAATTGAAATTAGAATCCAACAAGAATCGACATTAATCAAAATTGAGACCAAAGTCGATCAAAGATTTTTTGAATTGAATGAGACTAAAACTAATAATGGGAATCATCTCTCTTTCAATCTTTAAACAGACTGAACCACAATTGGCTATTTCTTCCATACCCTCCAACTTCTCTCAGTAATTCCTATTCTCACCACTCTCTTGATTCTTCAAttagttttattttaattaatttaattttttaagttgAGGTTCTTCAATACATTCAAAAGTGACAAGAGAACGAAAAATAATTGAAGAAACTAGATCTTCTTTTGATCATAATTTACGTCCGATGAGTTAAACACTATAGTTAACTTCCACCAACACAAATATACAATGAATTAAAgataaattttgattaatttattattaattaatcaacCTCATGATGATAACTTCTTTCATAGAATTAAAACATCCAAGATCGATCTTTATTGGGAAAGTTTATATATGCCTGATTAGCCCCATCCAAGAACAATGGTAAGAACATAAATGAAAGCCAGAGATATGGGGTAGAGAGCATATGCTACGATACTTGTCCAGAATGGAAATTTGGTGGAGAAGGTCGCAGAGAGACCCATTCCACTGCAAATAATCAGAACAGTAAGGATTTCAGCTGATACATCCCATGACAAATCTTTTACGCAAACAAGTGCCAGGAAGGTTGCCAACCCCATTACATTGTTCATGAACACTCCACCATAGAGCTGCACAAAACCAAAACCTTTCAAGTGTCAAGAAATGAGAAACTTTTAATTTCAGGATATTTTTATTTTAGTCTAAAAGAAACGAACGAGAGCGATTAGTAACCTCTGAAAATGTCAAAGAGACTGCCTTTTGTGTCTTTTCTCTGGCAGAAGTTATTGCTCTATATGCCTGCTTGAAGCTCAAAGCCAAGGGTACTACAAAATATGATACCAAGAATGAGGGGATGCTTATAGCTGTTGCGAAATCTTGGAGAGTTTGCATTAGAGGTGTTGCAAGCAGAAAAGTAACAGCAGTTCCAGAAAGAATTAGAAGAGCTGCCTTAGCATAAGTCCACCAAGTATTCTTATCAGTCTCCTTATTGTCCTGGCCTTTAGCCACCAGGCTCTGCTGCTCTTCAGTTGTTCCCTGCCATTCCAATTGAGCTATTAGCGACAATAATCGTTCTTatgattttcaatttttgaagtgAATAAATACCTTTGAATTGCTGCCAGTGCTAGATGATTTTTTCTTGGTTTTACTTCCTTGATTAGTCCCAGAGACATTAGCCTCCCTAATCCATTTTGACATCCCTTGAACAAAATCAGTTTCACTTACACTAGAATCTCCAGAGAAATCAAACTCTTTCATTATTTTTGACGCAAAATCATCCTCAGTCAGGCCAACCTGTTGTATATGTATCCCATTTATTAATGCCCTCAGTTCAGCAGCTGATATTTGTGCATCGTTGTTCTGATCAATCTTGTGAAATAGCCTAAAAACGTATTGAGAACAAAAGTAACATCAGGACTGCAACATGCTTctaaaattcatatatatatgcTACAAAATCTGATTATATACATGGGAAATCTTACTCTCTTAGATTGGTTTCATTAGGCTTCCCGTCCGACGTGCAGAGAGATTGTAGCAGGTTATTTTGTACATACTTGCGCAGCAAATACTCGAGTCTTCTTTCTCTAATCCATGGTGTGAATGCCTGTAGCAGAAGAAATGTTCTTGAtttgaataaaaattttgaacaccTGAAGAATTGGATAACAGGAAAAGTACTTTTACCTGATAGGTGCAGTAAGCGATCAGGTAAATGAGTGTTATGATTAGAGAAACTATGACTACTATTCGTGTTGCTGAAGAAGAATTCAGAATTTTTGCTAGTTGAAGCAAGAGAAATGGGATCATGGACAAAAGCATGATTCCTGCAGTATGCTTGGTTTGATCATCTGTGCTTACACCATAACCTGCATAGTTGCCCATgcttttgaattaatttttaattatcattataaaGATGTTGCTTTTGTATTAGTCATCTGTGCCAACACCATAACCTGCATAGTTGCCCCTgcttttgaattaatttttaattgtcaTTATAAAGATGTTGCTTTTGTATTAGTCATATAGAACT
The sequence above is a segment of the Hevea brasiliensis isolate MT/VB/25A 57/8 chromosome 11, ASM3005281v1, whole genome shotgun sequence genome. Coding sequences within it:
- the LOC110651195 gene encoding sodium/calcium exchanger NCL2 — translated: MIKAAFNVLLVLVAIHLANSRSIKDESILTSDGMDQRNQSKILQLDYLRTTTVTCEPTYGFLPCTTEVWGQLFLVVVYEYLLSLSAQCISQGSELFLETSGTDNIFSANVFQMLGMFPEVILVLEFFVIEDPNLYYYNVLCVAGVSGTADTVESMAEMGMGLLAGSVIMNLTLIWGSVVAFGSYNLSETSTSSNTQNQKKFSLTGYGVSTDDQTKHTAGIMLLSMIPFLLLQLAKILNSSSATRIVVIVSLIITLIYLIAYCTYQAFTPWIRERRLEYLLRKYVQNNLLQSLCTSDGKPNETNLRELFHKIDQNNDAQISAAELRALINGIHIQQVGLTEDDFASKIMKEFDFSGDSSVSETDFVQGMSKWIREANVSGTNQGSKTKKKSSSTGSNSKGTTEEQQSLVAKGQDNKETDKNTWWTYAKAALLILSGTAVTFLLATPLMQTLQDFATAISIPSFLVSYFVVPLALSFKQAYRAITSAREKTQKAVSLTFSELYGGVFMNNVMGLATFLALVCVKDLSWDVSAEILTVLIICSGMGLSATFSTKFPFWTSIVAYALYPISLAFIYVLTIVLGWG